The proteins below are encoded in one region of Flavobacterium sp. IMCC34852:
- a CDS encoding efflux RND transporter periplasmic adaptor subunit yields the protein MKIKHIVITVLAIALGGMIVYRITKNKAENEKGKDKNGKKQPISVSAFVVTPQEFSNTISLSGSIEANEQIEIRSEVSGIVETISFTEGSNVSKGQVLFKVNDIELRAQLVQAKTRESLASENERRAKLLLQKEAISQEEYDIASADYRTAKAQTQLIQAQIGKTTVRAPFSGKIGLRSISPGTYVTPTTLIAKLVSTNPLKITFSIPEKYATEISKNSTITFTVPNIAETFSAKIYALEPAIEATTRTLQIRALTDNSGGKLLPGTFANIELPLKNIKDAIIIPTEAIVPIQDGKKVFIANNGKAKEVKVTTLTRTDKDVVITSGLKIGDTVLTSGVMSLKNEDDIKAKVKSF from the coding sequence ATGAAAATAAAACACATTGTTATCACTGTTTTAGCTATTGCTCTTGGTGGAATGATTGTCTATCGAATTACCAAAAACAAAGCCGAAAACGAAAAAGGAAAAGACAAAAACGGCAAAAAACAACCCATTAGTGTCAGTGCATTTGTAGTTACACCTCAGGAATTTTCAAACACGATTTCGCTTTCAGGTTCGATTGAAGCCAATGAACAAATTGAAATCAGAAGCGAAGTTTCCGGCATTGTTGAAACGATTTCTTTCACCGAAGGCAGCAATGTCAGCAAAGGACAAGTATTATTTAAAGTAAATGACATAGAGCTCAGAGCACAATTGGTACAAGCCAAAACCAGAGAAAGTTTGGCTTCGGAAAACGAAAGAAGAGCTAAATTGCTTTTACAGAAAGAAGCCATCAGCCAAGAAGAATACGACATCGCCAGCGCCGATTACCGTACGGCCAAAGCCCAAACCCAATTAATTCAAGCACAAATTGGGAAAACTACGGTCAGAGCTCCGTTTTCGGGTAAAATTGGTTTAAGAAGTATTTCGCCAGGAACTTATGTAACGCCAACCACCTTGATTGCCAAATTAGTGAGTACCAATCCACTAAAAATTACATTTTCTATTCCCGAAAAATACGCCACCGAAATCAGCAAAAACAGCACCATCACTTTTACTGTTCCGAATATAGCGGAAACCTTTTCGGCCAAAATATACGCCTTGGAACCGGCTATTGAAGCTACAACCCGAACGCTGCAAATCAGAGCTTTGACCGATAACTCCGGCGGAAAATTATTGCCGGGCACTTTTGCCAATATCGAATTACCGTTAAAAAATATCAAAGACGCCATCATCATTCCAACCGAAGCCATTGTACCCATACAAGACGGAAAAAAAGTATTTATCGCTAACAATGGCAAAGCCAAAGAAGTAAAAGTAACCACCTTAACCCGAACCGATAAAGATGTTGTGATTACTTCCGGACTGAAAATCGGTGATACGGTTTTGACTTCCGGGGTAATGTCTTTGAAAAATGAAGATGACATCAAAGCAAAAGTTAAATCATTTTAG
- a CDS encoding M1 family metallopeptidase, giving the protein MRLLFFLLFTAISFAQQTAQVDFIKCNSIVAPDFNLKKVVGSAVYHFKVLKPIDTIRIDAKNMNFSQVKINNQLVKFKNNSKELLLFEGFKKGMNWVSFSYEAIPKQTIYFVGQGDHRQIWTQGQGKYTSYWMPSFDDVNEKVIFNLEIISPKNEVALSNGVLKKTMPLDNHFKAWFYEMQKPMSSYLLAMVIGDFRNKVIASKSGIPLQFFIQPKDTAKFESTYKYSKQLFDYLEKEIGVKYPWQIYKQIPVEDFLYAGMENTSCTIFAQDFVVDEIGFNDRNYINVNAHELAHQWFGDLITAKSGKHHWLQEGFATYYALLAEREVFGEDYFYHQLYRTSLQLKNAAKTDTIPIMNEKASSLSFYQKGAWALHTIREAIGPKLFQKAVKTYLKKYQYKNVETDDFLAEIKKVSPTFDTEKFKKTWLEDYRFQIEEANTLLKKNTFIQTLFETQQLRKKTLAANQQKFMELLQSKGFYPVKTEILYQLKDVPFQDKKELLILAMQTNDIKVRQAVAEFTEEIPAEFKGQYETLLDDKSYETREIAFMNLWKNFPESRVNYLAKAKDWIGGNDKGLRILFLTFSILSEAQESADKSNYYNELVDYTTPKYESSVRQNAIVKMLSINDKDIAVLKSLVNATTHHKWQFSKFGRDKIRQLLKEDNYRVLLESLLPTLAESEKFQLQKLLSEKI; this is encoded by the coding sequence ATGCGCCTACTTTTTTTTCTTTTATTTACCGCTATTTCTTTCGCACAGCAAACAGCTCAAGTTGATTTTATTAAATGCAATTCGATTGTTGCGCCTGATTTTAATTTAAAAAAAGTAGTTGGTTCAGCGGTTTATCATTTTAAGGTTTTAAAGCCAATAGATACGATTCGGATTGATGCTAAGAACATGAATTTTTCTCAAGTGAAAATCAATAATCAATTGGTTAAATTTAAAAATAATTCTAAAGAGTTATTACTTTTTGAAGGATTTAAAAAGGGGATGAATTGGGTAAGTTTCAGTTATGAAGCTATCCCTAAGCAAACGATTTATTTTGTCGGACAAGGAGATCATCGGCAAATTTGGACACAAGGGCAAGGAAAATACACCAGTTATTGGATGCCGAGTTTTGATGATGTTAATGAGAAAGTGATTTTTAATCTTGAGATTATCAGTCCGAAGAATGAGGTAGCCTTGTCAAACGGTGTTTTAAAAAAGACCATGCCTCTTGATAACCATTTTAAAGCTTGGTTTTACGAAATGCAGAAGCCGATGAGTTCTTATTTACTAGCCATGGTCATAGGCGATTTCAGGAACAAAGTCATTGCTTCCAAATCGGGCATTCCATTACAGTTTTTTATTCAGCCGAAAGACACGGCGAAGTTTGAATCAACCTATAAATATTCGAAGCAATTATTTGATTATTTGGAGAAAGAAATCGGCGTGAAATACCCGTGGCAAATTTACAAGCAAATTCCCGTGGAAGATTTTTTATATGCCGGAATGGAGAATACGAGTTGTACCATTTTTGCCCAAGATTTTGTGGTTGATGAGATTGGTTTTAACGACCGAAATTATATAAATGTCAACGCACATGAGTTGGCACACCAATGGTTTGGCGATTTGATTACGGCAAAATCAGGCAAGCATCATTGGTTGCAAGAAGGTTTTGCGACTTATTATGCTTTGTTGGCGGAGCGCGAAGTTTTTGGCGAGGATTATTTTTACCATCAATTGTATCGAACGTCGTTACAGTTGAAAAATGCCGCTAAAACCGATACGATTCCGATAATGAACGAAAAAGCAAGTTCGTTGTCGTTTTACCAAAAAGGTGCTTGGGCATTGCATACCATTCGCGAAGCTATTGGTCCGAAGTTGTTCCAAAAAGCGGTCAAAACCTATTTGAAAAAGTACCAATATAAGAATGTGGAAACCGATGATTTTTTAGCCGAAATCAAAAAAGTCTCGCCTACTTTTGATACCGAAAAATTCAAGAAAACTTGGCTCGAAGATTACCGCTTCCAGATCGAAGAAGCCAATACTTTACTCAAGAAGAATACCTTTATCCAAACGCTTTTTGAAACCCAGCAATTGCGCAAAAAGACTTTGGCTGCAAACCAGCAGAAGTTCATGGAATTATTGCAATCCAAGGGGTTTTATCCGGTAAAGACCGAGATTTTGTACCAATTGAAAGACGTTCCGTTTCAAGATAAAAAAGAGTTGTTGATTTTGGCCATGCAAACTAATGACATAAAAGTACGTCAGGCTGTGGCTGAGTTTACGGAAGAGATTCCTGCCGAATTCAAAGGACAATATGAAACGTTATTGGATGACAAATCTTATGAAACGAGAGAAATTGCTTTTATGAATTTGTGGAAAAATTTTCCTGAAAGTCGGGTTAATTATTTGGCGAAGGCCAAAGATTGGATAGGAGGAAACGACAAAGGTCTGAGAATTCTTTTTTTGACATTTTCCATTCTTTCCGAAGCTCAAGAAAGTGCAGATAAGTCAAATTACTACAATGAGTTAGTTGATTATACAACACCAAAATACGAAAGTTCTGTGCGCCAAAATGCGATAGTCAAAATGCTTTCCATTAATGACAAAGACATTGCGGTTTTGAAGAGCTTGGTTAATGCGACGACACATCACAAATGGCAATTCAGCAAATTTGGTCGGGATAAAATCCGCCAATTGTTGAAAGAGGATAATTATCGTGTATTATTAGAGTCTTTGTTACCAACGTTAGCCGAGAGTGAAAAATTCCAATTGCAAAAATTATTAAGCGAAAAAATATGA
- a CDS encoding TolC family protein: MKSIYNLFLLLVLVPKIQSQTLLKLEDAVKIALENNYDIKLAKNELKIDELNNSIGNAGMLPTINALVTDNNSITNTEQTQADGSQRTLDGARNMNLTYGVGLDWTVFDGLRMFARKEQLNILQKQGEAELKLAILTKISEVYLNYFDLVQQQQQLAAIDTAIVISQERVTTAQNRFSIGKASKLEVLNAQVDLNSDKSLQLKQQELIKTTKIRFNEILAREVQTDFVVANEISVDEQLQFDELKTAAESQNPQLQAQMLTKNSAEQQLKQVKAGRYPTIRITSGYNFSRSEASLGFITQSYNRGFAYGFNASVPIFNGNQQNRNEKIAKVQLENANVTLEQQKRNLESQLNSAFTSYSTNLELTKVEAQNLKIAEQNLEITLAKFKIGTITPIEFRTAQQNFLDARVRYSNAVYLTKIYEISLKELAGNLSF; encoded by the coding sequence ATGAAATCGATATACAACCTTTTTTTACTGTTGGTTTTGGTTCCCAAAATACAATCGCAAACCTTACTAAAACTTGAGGATGCCGTCAAAATTGCGTTAGAGAACAATTATGATATTAAATTAGCCAAAAATGAATTGAAAATTGACGAACTCAATAACAGCATCGGAAATGCAGGTATGTTGCCAACAATCAATGCTTTGGTTACCGACAACAACAGTATTACCAATACCGAACAAACCCAAGCCGATGGTTCTCAACGGACTTTAGACGGTGCGCGAAACATGAACCTGACTTACGGTGTTGGTTTAGATTGGACGGTTTTTGACGGATTGCGCATGTTTGCCAGAAAAGAGCAACTCAATATTTTACAAAAGCAAGGCGAAGCCGAATTGAAATTGGCTATCCTTACCAAAATTAGTGAAGTGTATTTGAATTATTTCGATTTGGTGCAACAACAACAACAGTTGGCGGCGATAGATACTGCCATCGTCATTTCACAAGAAAGAGTTACTACAGCGCAAAACCGTTTTAGTATTGGAAAAGCATCGAAATTGGAAGTGTTGAATGCGCAAGTCGATTTGAATTCGGATAAGAGTTTGCAACTCAAACAACAAGAATTAATTAAAACCACAAAAATTCGCTTCAACGAAATTTTGGCCCGTGAGGTACAAACTGATTTTGTGGTTGCTAACGAAATTTCGGTTGATGAACAGTTACAATTTGACGAACTCAAAACGGCAGCTGAGAGTCAGAATCCGCAATTACAAGCCCAAATGCTGACCAAAAATAGCGCTGAACAACAACTGAAGCAAGTCAAAGCCGGTCGTTATCCAACTATTCGCATTACCTCAGGGTATAATTTTTCTCGTTCGGAAGCATCTTTGGGTTTTATTACGCAATCTTATAACCGTGGGTTTGCTTATGGTTTTAATGCTTCGGTACCGATTTTTAATGGTAACCAACAAAACCGCAATGAGAAGATCGCCAAAGTCCAATTGGAAAACGCCAATGTTACTTTAGAACAACAAAAAAGAAATTTGGAAAGCCAATTAAATTCGGCCTTTACCAGTTATAGTACCAATTTGGAACTGACCAAAGTAGAAGCCCAAAATCTTAAAATTGCTGAGCAAAATTTGGAGATCACTTTGGCCAAATTTAAAATCGGGACCATCACGCCTATTGAGTTCAGAACGGCACAGCAGAATTTTTTGGACGCCAGAGTGCGTTACAGCAATGCAGTGTATTTGACTAAAATTTATGAAATCAGTCTGAAAGAATTGGCCGGAAATTTGAGTTTTTAG
- a CDS encoding patatin-like phospholipase family protein, whose product MRALVISGGGSKGAFAGGVAQYLMQENKHEYDILIGSSTGSLLIPHLALGKVDKIYNIYSNVNMRSIFDISPFVVRNKNTPNETVSINHWNVVKQFLKGKRTFGESHKLLEYIKENFTEDEFTLLKSTTCEVIVTVTNLSKNEVEYKSIKDYDYEEFCEWIWISCNYIPFMSLVTKNGYEYGDGGFSSLVPIREAINRGATEVDVVILETEVQTRTKKIGSNPFSLMIDLFQTLLTQVEKHDITIGKLAAKNKDAKLNLYYTPTQLTDNALIFNKDKMKDWWHKGYQYAKNKSELMSDNLQ is encoded by the coding sequence ATGAGAGCATTAGTGATTTCTGGAGGTGGAAGTAAAGGAGCGTTTGCCGGTGGCGTAGCGCAGTATTTGATGCAGGAGAATAAGCATGAATATGATATTCTTATAGGCAGTTCGACCGGAAGTTTGCTGATTCCGCATTTGGCTTTGGGCAAAGTCGATAAGATTTACAACATTTATTCCAATGTGAATATGCGGAGTATTTTTGATATTAGTCCGTTTGTAGTCAGAAATAAAAACACACCTAACGAAACAGTTTCTATTAACCACTGGAATGTGGTAAAGCAGTTTTTGAAAGGCAAACGAACTTTTGGCGAAAGCCACAAACTTCTGGAGTACATCAAAGAGAATTTTACAGAAGATGAATTTACTTTACTCAAATCAACCACATGCGAAGTGATAGTGACGGTGACCAATCTTTCCAAAAATGAAGTCGAATACAAATCGATTAAAGATTACGATTACGAGGAGTTTTGCGAATGGATTTGGATTTCTTGTAATTATATACCGTTTATGAGTTTGGTAACCAAAAACGGCTACGAATACGGCGATGGCGGCTTTTCGAGCTTGGTGCCGATCAGAGAAGCCATCAATCGTGGCGCGACAGAAGTTGACGTAGTTATATTGGAAACGGAAGTCCAAACCAGGACCAAAAAAATTGGCAGCAACCCGTTTTCATTGATGATTGATTTATTTCAAACACTACTGACTCAAGTCGAAAAACATGACATAACCATTGGGAAACTGGCAGCCAAAAACAAAGATGCCAAACTCAATTTATACTACACACCAACACAACTCACAGATAATGCTTTGATTTTCAATAAAGACAAGATGAAAGATTGGTGGCATAAAGGCTATCAATATGCTAAAAATAAGAGTGAGTTGATGAGTGATAATTTACAGTGA
- a CDS encoding efflux RND transporter permease subunit, which translates to MSLSTLSIKRPVFTIVINLTIILFGIIGYSYLGVREFPSIDPAQISVRTNYTGANADIIESQITEPLEKAINSIDGIRNITSSSNQGSSNITIEFKLEKNLEEAANDVRDKVSQAIRSLPQDIDAPPVVSKADADSDAIISMTVQSDTKSVLELSDYAENVIAERLQTIPGVSGVQIWGQKRYAMRLWLDPLKLNAYGVTVADVRAALDKQNVELPSGKLTGANTELTVKTLGNLSNETEFNNIIILAENDKIVRLSDVGRAELGPENLETQFKANDQSMVALAIVPQPGTNYLAIAEEFYKQYEGFQKDLPKDIKLNVALDNTIFIKKSIVEVAETLLISIILVILIIFLFFRDWAIAFRPLIDIPVSLIATFFIMYLCGFSVNVLTLLAIVLATGLVVDDGIVVTENIFKKVEEGMSPIEAAIKGSNEIFFAVISISITLAAVFLPIIFLEGFVGRLFREFGVVIGAAVLVSAFVSLTLTPMLNAYLMKGGEQKKTKFYTFTEPYFEGLNKGYAAALESFMQRKWLSFPIVIICFGLIGLFFSILPKETAPYDDRSLVIVGVTTPEGATFDYTDRFMQDMSTLINDSIPEKKIALVITSPGFLSSSVNTGRIRLALKNTEDRERSQKEIADDFTKWTKKYSQAKVTVSEQPTIAVNRRGGLPIQYIIQAPNFEKLREKIPQFLEEANKSEVFSNVDVNLKFNKPEINVTIDREKAESLGISVLDVAQTLQLSLSGQRFGYFMQNGKQYQVIGQFDEKDRDEPLDLTSMFVKNNKGELIQMDNVVKVEEQSNPPQLFHNNRYMSATVSAGLAPGKSMGDGIEAMDEIRAKVLDDTFTTDLGGESRDFVESSSNTLFAFGLALLLIYLILAAQFESFIDPFIIILTVPMAVAGALFSLWLFGQTWNIFSQIGTVMLIGLVTKNGILIVEFANQLREQGLSKYEAIIQASEARLRPILMTSLAIALGALPIALSLGAASTSRIGMGVVIVGGTIFSLILTLFVIPAFYLMWSKAKKHRPEFDNLEALER; encoded by the coding sequence ATGAGTCTATCCACTTTAAGTATCAAACGACCGGTTTTTACGATTGTCATCAATCTGACCATTATCCTTTTCGGAATTATTGGTTACAGTTATTTAGGCGTAAGAGAATTTCCTTCGATTGATCCGGCGCAAATTTCGGTGCGTACCAATTACACCGGTGCCAATGCCGATATCATTGAGTCACAAATCACCGAACCGTTAGAAAAAGCCATCAACTCTATTGACGGTATCCGAAACATTACTTCTTCGAGTAACCAAGGGTCAAGCAATATTACTATCGAATTCAAACTCGAAAAAAACTTAGAAGAAGCCGCTAATGATGTACGCGATAAAGTTTCGCAAGCCATCAGAAGCTTACCGCAAGACATTGATGCGCCTCCGGTAGTTTCCAAAGCGGATGCCGACTCGGATGCAATCATCTCCATGACAGTCCAAAGTGACACCAAGAGCGTACTCGAATTAAGTGATTATGCCGAAAATGTCATTGCCGAACGTTTGCAAACCATACCCGGTGTTAGTGGTGTTCAAATTTGGGGACAAAAAAGATATGCCATGCGACTATGGCTTGATCCTCTAAAATTGAATGCCTACGGCGTAACCGTTGCCGATGTCAGAGCAGCCTTAGACAAACAAAATGTCGAATTGCCTTCGGGTAAATTAACCGGTGCCAATACCGAACTTACCGTAAAAACCTTAGGGAATTTATCCAACGAAACCGAATTCAACAACATCATCATTTTGGCCGAAAACGATAAGATTGTTCGCCTTAGTGATGTTGGTCGCGCCGAATTAGGTCCGGAAAATTTAGAAACCCAGTTCAAAGCCAACGACCAATCGATGGTAGCTTTGGCCATAGTGCCGCAACCGGGAACCAATTATTTGGCGATAGCTGAAGAATTTTACAAACAATACGAAGGATTTCAAAAAGATTTACCCAAAGACATTAAGCTAAACGTAGCTTTAGACAATACTATTTTCATCAAAAAATCTATAGTTGAAGTAGCCGAAACACTACTGATTTCCATCATTTTAGTGATACTGATTATCTTCTTATTCTTTAGAGATTGGGCTATTGCCTTCCGTCCGCTGATTGATATTCCGGTATCGCTGATTGCGACTTTCTTCATCATGTACTTGTGTGGTTTCTCAGTAAACGTCTTGACGCTTTTGGCCATTGTTTTGGCCACCGGTTTAGTCGTTGATGACGGAATTGTAGTCACCGAAAATATCTTTAAAAAAGTCGAAGAAGGCATGTCGCCTATAGAAGCCGCTATCAAAGGTTCTAATGAAATTTTCTTTGCGGTAATTTCCATTTCTATCACTTTGGCTGCGGTGTTTTTACCCATCATCTTTTTGGAAGGATTTGTAGGTCGTTTATTCCGAGAATTCGGCGTCGTCATTGGCGCGGCGGTTTTAGTCTCTGCCTTTGTATCGCTTACTTTGACACCAATGCTAAATGCTTATTTGATGAAAGGCGGCGAACAAAAGAAAACCAAGTTTTACACTTTTACCGAACCCTATTTTGAAGGTTTAAACAAAGGATATGCTGCTGCTTTGGAAAGTTTCATGCAAAGAAAATGGTTGAGCTTTCCCATTGTAATTATTTGTTTCGGATTGATTGGATTGTTCTTCAGTATTTTGCCTAAAGAAACCGCTCCGTACGATGACCGAAGTTTGGTGATTGTTGGAGTAACAACACCTGAAGGTGCAACCTTTGATTACACAGATCGCTTTATGCAGGATATGTCAACGCTGATTAATGACAGTATTCCGGAGAAAAAAATTGCTTTGGTCATAACATCACCGGGCTTTTTATCATCCTCTGTTAATACCGGAAGAATCCGTTTGGCCTTGAAAAATACTGAAGACCGCGAGCGTTCTCAAAAAGAAATTGCGGACGATTTTACCAAATGGACCAAAAAATATTCCCAAGCTAAAGTCACCGTTTCCGAACAACCTACCATTGCGGTCAACCGTCGTGGTGGTTTACCGATACAGTATATTATTCAGGCACCAAACTTTGAAAAGTTGAGAGAAAAGATTCCGCAGTTTTTGGAAGAAGCCAATAAAAGTGAAGTATTCTCTAATGTGGATGTGAACTTAAAATTCAACAAACCAGAAATCAACGTCACCATCGACCGAGAAAAAGCGGAAAGTTTAGGCATTTCTGTTTTAGATGTAGCACAAACATTGCAATTGTCATTGAGCGGACAACGTTTTGGTTATTTTATGCAAAACGGTAAACAATACCAAGTGATTGGACAGTTTGACGAAAAAGACCGTGACGAACCGTTAGATTTGACCTCTATGTTTGTTAAAAACAACAAAGGTGAACTGATTCAAATGGATAACGTAGTCAAAGTGGAAGAACAAAGCAATCCGCCACAATTATTCCACAATAATCGTTATATGTCGGCCACAGTGTCTGCCGGTTTAGCGCCGGGCAAAAGCATGGGCGACGGTATTGAAGCCATGGATGAAATCAGAGCCAAAGTTCTAGACGATACTTTTACCACCGATTTAGGCGGAGAATCGCGCGATTTTGTGGAAAGCAGTTCCAACACTTTATTCGCTTTCGGATTGGCTTTGTTATTAATTTACCTGATTTTGGCGGCGCAATTTGAAAGCTTTATCGATCCGTTCATTATCATTTTAACCGTTCCCATGGCGGTTGCCGGTGCTTTGTTTTCCCTATGGTTATTTGGACAAACTTGGAATATCTTTAGCCAAATCGGAACCGTGATGTTAATTGGTCTCGTCACGAAGAACGGAATTCTGATTGTTGAATTTGCGAACCAACTCCGTGAACAAGGTTTATCAAAATACGAAGCTATTATTCAAGCTTCGGAAGCACGTTTGCGTCCGATATTGATGACCAGTTTGGCGATTGCCTTAGGTGCTTTACCGATCGCGTTATCGCTTGGTGCGGCTTCTACCAGCCGAATCGGAATGGGAGTTGTAATTGTAGGTGGAACTATTTTCTCCTTGATTCTGACCTTATTCGTTATTCCGGCCTTTTATTTAATGTGGTCGAAAGCTAAAAAACACCGCCCTGAATTTGACAACTTAGAAGCTTTAGAAAGATGA
- a CDS encoding helix-turn-helix transcriptional regulator, with protein MTNNLRVLRAIKNISQEELAKQIQVSRQTINAMEKGKYVPSTVLALKLARYFEKKVEEIFSLEAED; from the coding sequence ATGACGAATAATTTAAGAGTACTGCGAGCCATTAAAAATATCTCACAAGAAGAATTGGCCAAACAAATTCAGGTAAGTCGACAAACAATCAATGCGATGGAAAAAGGAAAATATGTTCCCTCAACTGTGTTGGCTTTAAAATTGGCGCGATACTTTGAAAAAAAGGTAGAGGAAATTTTCAGTCTTGAAGCTGAGGATTAA
- the recG gene encoding ATP-dependent DNA helicase RecG, producing the protein MSNNLLQTPIEYLKGVGPQRGELLRKEIGIHRYEDLLNFYPNRYIDRTRYYKINELNNNPAEVQIIGKIINIKTVEFGKAKKRLVAVFVDETGQMELNWFQGHKWIRDTLKLNTPYVIFGKVTNFNGQYSMAHPEMELLNEHEQSLRSAMQPVYPSTETLTNRGISNRVINKMMQQVFLETQAKFTETLPQYLLEELKLIPKNAALFNIHFPKSPELLAKAQFRLKFEELFFIQLQLITKNLVRKHKIKGHPFTVVGENFNNFYQNHLPFELTNAQKKVLKEIRNDMGTNAQMNRLLQGDVGSGKTIVALMAMLIALDNGFQSCLMAPTEILANQHYNGLTELAKDLNINIKILTGSTKTAERKIIHEELENGSLHILIGTHALLEDKVQFNNLGLAIIDEQHRFGVEQRSKLWQKNNIPPHILVMTATPIPRTLAMSLYGDLDISVIDELPPGRKPIQTVHRYDSNRLKVWKFIKDEIAKGRQIYIVYPLIKESETMDYKDLMDGYESISRDFPLPQYSISMVHGKMKPADKDAEMKRFAEGKTNIMVATTVIEVGVNIPNASVMIIESAERFGLSQLHQLRGRVGRGAEQSYCILMTSFKLSNDSKIRLETMCKTNDGFEIAEVDLKLRGPGDIMGKQQSGVLNLQIADLVKDKDILLLARHEAMKLLKKDAALTLPEHQTLRAVYIELTKKKNIWNYIS; encoded by the coding sequence ATGTCAAACAATCTTCTGCAAACTCCTATCGAATATCTTAAAGGCGTTGGTCCGCAGCGCGGGGAATTGTTGCGCAAGGAAATCGGCATTCACCGTTACGAAGATTTACTCAATTTTTACCCGAATCGTTATATCGATAGAACGCGTTATTACAAAATTAACGAACTGAATAACAATCCGGCCGAAGTTCAAATCATTGGTAAAATCATCAATATCAAAACGGTTGAGTTCGGCAAAGCCAAAAAAAGATTAGTCGCTGTTTTTGTGGATGAAACCGGTCAAATGGAGCTCAATTGGTTTCAAGGCCACAAGTGGATTCGAGATACGTTGAAACTCAATACGCCATATGTGATTTTCGGAAAAGTGACCAACTTTAACGGGCAATACAGCATGGCACATCCGGAAATGGAATTGCTCAACGAACACGAACAAAGTTTGCGTTCGGCCATGCAACCCGTTTATCCATCGACGGAAACATTGACCAATCGCGGGATTTCGAATCGGGTAATCAATAAAATGATGCAACAGGTTTTTTTGGAAACCCAAGCTAAATTCACAGAAACTTTACCGCAATATTTACTTGAGGAACTAAAGTTGATTCCGAAAAACGCCGCGTTATTCAACATTCATTTTCCGAAAAGCCCCGAACTTTTGGCTAAAGCCCAATTCCGACTGAAATTTGAAGAGTTGTTTTTTATCCAATTGCAATTGATAACCAAAAATCTGGTTCGAAAACACAAAATCAAAGGCCATCCGTTTACGGTTGTTGGTGAAAATTTCAATAATTTTTACCAAAACCATTTGCCGTTTGAACTCACCAATGCACAAAAAAAAGTACTAAAAGAAATCCGAAATGATATGGGTACCAACGCCCAAATGAATCGTTTACTGCAAGGTGATGTCGGCTCCGGAAAAACAATAGTCGCTTTAATGGCGATGCTGATTGCTTTAGACAATGGCTTCCAAAGTTGCTTGATGGCGCCAACAGAAATTTTGGCAAACCAACATTACAACGGTTTAACCGAATTGGCCAAAGATTTAAATATTAATATCAAAATACTAACCGGTTCTACGAAAACCGCCGAGCGCAAAATTATACACGAGGAACTTGAAAACGGCAGTTTACATATCTTAATCGGAACGCACGCCTTATTGGAAGACAAAGTGCAGTTTAATAATCTAGGCTTAGCCATTATCGACGAGCAGCACCGTTTTGGTGTAGAGCAGCGCTCCAAACTTTGGCAAAAAAACAACATTCCTCCACATATTTTAGTGATGACCGCTACGCCTATTCCGCGTACGTTGGCGATGAGCTTGTATGGCGATTTGGACATTTCAGTCATAGATGAATTGCCCCCTGGAAGAAAACCTATTCAGACTGTTCATCGTTATGATAGCAACCGTTTGAAAGTTTGGAAATTTATCAAAGACGAAATCGCCAAAGGGCGCCAAATCTATATTGTTTATCCTTTGATTAAGGAAAGCGAAACGATGGATTACAAAGATTTAATGGATGGCTATGAAAGTATTTCCAGAGATTTCCCTTTGCCGCAGTACAGCATTTCTATGGTTCACGGCAAAATGAAACCGGCCGATAAAGATGCCGAAATGAAACGCTTTGCAGAAGGTAAAACCAATATTATGGTGGCTACTACGGTGATTGAAGTTGGGGTAAATATTCCCAACGCCAGTGTTATGATTATTGAGAGTGCCGAACGTTTCGGGTTATCGCAATTGCACCAATTACGCGGTCGTGTAGGTCGCGGTGCCGAACAGAGCTATTGCATTTTAATGACTTCCTTCAAATTGTCGAATGATAGTAAAATTCGTTTAGAAACCATGTGCAAAACCAATGACGGTTTCGAAATAGCTGAAGTTGATTTAAAACTCCGCGGACCCGGCGATATCATGGGCAAACAACAAAGTGGCGTTTTGAATTTACAGATTGCCGATTTAGTCAAAGACAAAGACATTCTACTTTTGGCTCGACATGAAGCGATGAAACTCCTTAAAAAAGATGCTGCCTTGACTCTACCCGAACATCAAACACTAAGAGCTGTTTATATCGAACTCACCAAAAAGAAAAACATCTGGAATTATATCAGTTAA